Proteins from a genomic interval of Trichoderma breve strain T069 chromosome 2, whole genome shotgun sequence:
- a CDS encoding anp1 domain-containing protein, translating to MLLPKGGLSWKSARAQIPPTRALWNAVTRTRFILLVGVTGIILLLWRGVSSSASEMQSFYCWGPAKPPMEMSPNEHNRWNGHLQTPVIFNHHAPIEVNSSTIEHVDLNPVNSTKQAIAKEERILILTPLKDAAPYLSKYFELLAELTYPHRLIDLAFLVSDSTDDTLAVLASELDRIQKRPDQIPFNSATVIEKDFHFKLSQNVEERHSFEAQGPRRKAMGRARNYLLYTALKPEHSWVYWRDVDIVDSPTGILEDFIAHDRDILVPNIWFHRYRDGVDIEGRFDYNSWVETDQGRKLANSLDKDVVLAEGYKQYDTGRTYMARMGDWRENKDVELELDGIGGVNILVKADVHRSGINFPCYAFENQAETEGFAKMAKRAGYEVYGLPNYVVWHIDTEEKGGNA from the exons ATGTTGCTCCCCAAGGGTGGATTGAGCTGGAAATCGGCGAGGGCGCAGATCCCTCCGACCAGGGCATTGTGGAATGCCGTGACGCGGACACGATTTATACTGCTGGTGGGAGTTACAGGAATCATCCTGCTGCTATGGCGTGGCGTGTCTAGCTCGGCGTCGGAGATGCAGAG CTTCTATTGCTGGGGTCCGGCTAAGCCACCCATGGAAATGTCACCGAATGAGCACAACAGATGGAATGGGCATTTGCAGACACCGGTCATCTTCAACCACCATGCCCCTATCGAAGTCAATTCGAGCACAATTGAGCACGTCGACCTCAACCCCGTCAACTCGACCAAGCAGGCCatcgccaaggaagagaggatACTCATCTTGACGCCGTTGAAAGATGCCGCGCCCTATCTGTCAAAATATTTCGAGCTCCTCGCGGAACTGACATATCCCCATCGGCTAATTGACCTGGCGTTCCTTGTGTCAGATTCTACAGACGACACCCTCGCCGTTCTTGCTTCCGAACTCGACCGCATCCAGAAGCGACCCGATCAGATTCCCTTCAACAGCGCAACGGTCATTGAGAAAGATTTTCATTTCAAGCTTAGCCAAAACGTTGAAGAGAGACACTCATTTGAGGCTCAAGGTCCCCGACGGAAGGCCATGGGCAGGGCTAGGAACTACCTTCTCTATACTGCTCTGAAACCCGAACACTCTTGGGTTTACTGGCGTGATGTAGACATTGTGGACAGCCCTACAGGAATTTTGGAGGACTTTATTGCTCACGACCGAGATATTCTGGTTCCAA ACATTTGGTTCCACCGCTACCGCGACGGTGTGGATATTGAGGGCCGAT TCGATTATAACTCTTGGGTCGAGACTGATCAGGGCCGCAAGCTGGCGAATAGCCTAGACAAGGATGTCGTTCTCGCCGAAG GCTATAAGCAATATGACACTGGCAGAACCTACATGGCGAGAATGGGCGACTGGCGCGAGAATAAAGATGTAGAGCTGGAGCTCGACGGTATTGGTGGTGTCAACATTCTTGTCAAGGCAGACGTGCACCGCTCCG GCATCAACTTTCCCTGCTACGCTTTCGAGAACCAAGCCGAAACTGAAGGATTCGCCAAAATGGCCAAGCGTGCTGGCTATGAAGTCTATGGTCTCCCCAATTACGTTGTTTGGCATATCGACACTGAAGAAAAGGGCGGCAATGCGTAA